A single genomic interval of Melanotaenia boesemani isolate fMelBoe1 chromosome 4, fMelBoe1.pri, whole genome shotgun sequence harbors:
- the golga7ba gene encoding golgin A7 family, member Ba, which yields MATEFHNLQELRHSASLANKVFIQRDYSEGTACKFQTKFPSELESRIERTLFEDTVKTLNNYYAEAEKIGGQSYLEGCLACATAYLIFLCMETRYEKVLKKIGKYIQEQNEKIYAPRGLLITDPIERGMRVIEISIYEDRGSSGSSSGSSSVSGSTAR from the exons ATGGCGACAGAG TTTCATAATCTGCAGGAGCTGAGGCACAGTGCATCTCTGGCCAACAAAGTATTCATCCAGAGAGACTACAGTGAAGGGACGGCGTGCAAGTTTCAGACAAAGTTTCCTTCTGAGCTTGAGAGCAGG ATTGAGCGGACACTGTTTGAGGACACCGTGAAGACGCTGAATAACTACTATGCAGAGGCAGAAAAGATAGGAGGGCAGTCTTACCTGGAGGGCTGTCTGGCCTGTGCCACAGCATATCTTATCTTCCTCTGCATGGAGACGCGTTACGAGAAG GTGTTGAAGAAGATCGGCAAGTACATTCAGGAGCAAAATGAGAAGATCTACGCTCCAAGAGGTCTGCTCATCACGGACCCCATAGAGAGGGGAATGCGTGTT ATTGAGATATCCATCTATGAAGACAGGGGTTCCAGCGGGTCCAGCTCAGGCAGCAGCTCTGTGTCCGGCAGCACTGCTCGATGA
- the r3hcc1l gene encoding coiled-coil domain-containing protein R3HCC1L: protein MEVEQPKEDCSQTQPTPTPLSQPKRPSQALYVPKQRQTTSSRAKAQTQGEDKPRPRPRYTDKARKNAKNRKHKAEEADKEAPAGGGDEGDAQNQDVKDERLKGAEGVVNGQASVNKFEVEASSQVDGASPQEENEEEESWDTLFNDDGDCLDPHLLEELAVKEGRKKRSVQDPRFDYYNMDRDDEDEDIDLTEDEISHIVEIYDFPADFKTEDLLKLFQCYQQRDFDIKWIDDTHALGLFSSPIAAREALRSKHPLMKLRPLSKSSSATKAKARSCSEYLLPAKERPQTSAALARKLVIGALGVKSNLTKEQREAERKKLQEAKEQKRLAAKQREDAWEGK, encoded by the exons ATGGAGGTAGAACAGCCAAAGGAAGACTGCAGCCAGACCCAGCCAACACCTACACCTCTCTCTCAGCCAAAGAGGCCAAGTCAGGCTTTGTACGTCCCCAAACAACGACAAACAACGAGCTCTAGAGCCAAAGCTCAGACTCAGGGAGAAGATAAACCAAGACCCAGGCCTCGGTACACAGACAAGGCACGAAAGAACGCTAAAAACAGGAAGCACAAGGCTGAAGAAGCAGATAAGGAAGCGCctgctggaggaggagatgaaggtGATGCACAGAACCAAGATGTGAAGGATGAGCGATTAAAGGGTGCAGAAGGGGTGGTTAATGGACAGGCCAGTGTAAACAAATTTGAAGTCGAAGCTTCCTCACAGGTGGATGGAGCGTCCCCTCAGGAAGaaaatgaggaggaagagagttGGGACACCTTGTTCAATGATGATGGAGACTGTTTGGATCCACATCTGCTTGAAGAG CTGGCTGTGAAGGAGGGTAGAAAGAAGAGGTCGGTCCAGGACCCCAGGTTTGATTACTACAATATGGACAGAGATGACGAAGATGAGGACATTGACCTCACAGAGGATGAGATTTCTCATATTGTGGAGATCTACGACTTTCCTGCTGATTTTAAGACGGAAGATCTTCTCAAGTTGTTTCAATGCTACCA GCAGAGAGACTTTGACATCAAGTGGATTGATGACACACACGCCCTCGGCCTCTTTTCCAGCCCCATAGCAG CTCGTGAAGCTCTAAGATCCAAACATCCTCTCATGAAGTTAAGACCTCTCTCCAAATCTTCCTCTGCAACGAAGGCCAAAGCTCGTAGCTGCTCAG AGTACCTCCTGCCGGCTAAAGAGAGACCTCAGACGAGTGCAGCGCTGGCTCGGAAGCTGGTCATCGGTGCCCTTGGTGTAAAAAGCAACCTGACAAAGGAGCAGCGGGAAGCCGAGAGGAAGAAACTCCAGGAGGCAAAAG agcAAAAACGTCTGGCAGCCAAGCAGAGGGAAGATGCTTGGGAGGGGAAGTGA
- the crtac1a gene encoding cartilage acidic protein 1a translates to MWSSGLLLLLVTLWHQSDAQNSEPMLKVITQTMLPPDNTNNPTQLNYGMAVTDVDGDGNLDVVVAGYNGPNLVLKYDSTQNKLVNIAIDDRTSPYYALRDRGGNAIGVTACDVDGDGREEIYFLNTNNAYSGRATYSDKLFKFRNGRYEDLLSDELNIRRGVANHMAGRSVACIDRKGTGRYAIYVANYAQGRVGPHVLLEMDESASDLSKGIIALSDVAAEAGVNKFTGGRGVVVGPILNQMRSDVFCDNENGPNFLFKNKGDGTFTDMARQAGVEDLNQHGRGVALADFNGDGKTDIVYGNWNGPHRLYLQTDDSKFRDIASQRFAEPSPIRTVIAADFDNDQQLEVFFNNIAYRGNAPNRLFRVSRRTNTDPLIQELNVGDAAEPQGRGTGGTVTDFDGDGQLDLLLAHGESAQQPISVFKVTQGSSNNWLRVIPRTQFGAFARGAKVTAFTNQSGALTRIIDGGSGYLCEMEPVAHFGLGTDSVKVLEVSWPDGTTLTRALEAADMNSVVDVAYPRDGEMSVLASDTQCGDGFTVKNGRCAGI, encoded by the exons ATGTGGAGTTCAGGCTTGCTGCTCCTCCTTGTCACACTTTGGCATCAGTCTGATGCCCAGAACTCTGAGCCTATGCTCAAGGTCATAACACAGACAATGCTTCCACCTGACAACACTAACAACCCTACACAGCTCAACTATGGCATGGCTGTGACAGATGTGGATGGTGACGGTAACTTGGATGTGGTGGTGGCAGG GTACAATGGGCCCAACCTGGTGCTAAAGTATGACAGCACCCAAAACAAGCTGGTAAACATTGCTATTGATGACAGAACTTCACCATACTATGCACTGAGGGACCGAGGAGGAAATGCGATTGGAGTTACTGCCTGTGATGTGGATGGAGATGGACGTGAGGAGATTTATTTCCTCAATACAAACAATGCTTATTCTG GGAGAGCCACCTATTCAGACAAACTCTTCAAGTTCCGTAATGGTCGCTATGAAGATCTGCTAAGTGATGAACTAAATATACGTCGTGGTGTTGCTAATCATATGGCAGGACGTTCAGTTGCATGTATCGACAGAAAG GGAACAGGTCGCTATGCCATCTACGTAGCCAACTATGCCCAGGGCAGGGTTGGCCCCCATGTTCTCCTTGAAATGGATGAGTCTGCCAGTGATCTGTCCAAGGGAATCATCGCTCTGTCTGATGTAGCTGCTGAAGCCGGGGTCAACAAGTTCACAG GTGGCCGTGGTGTGGTTGTTGGACCAATCCTGAACCAGATGAGGTCTGATGTGTTCTGCGACAATGAAAATGGGCCCAACTTTCTGTTCAAGAACAAAGGAGATGGGACTTTTACAGACATGGCACGACAGGCAG GTGTTGAGGACCTCAACCAGCATGGCAGAGGAGTAGCGCTTGCTGACTTTAACGGTGATGGAAAGACAGATATCGTCTATGGCAACTGGAATGGGCCTCACAGACTTTACCTGCAGACCGACGACTCCAAATTCCgg GATATTGCTTCTCAGAGATTTGCTGAACCCTCACCTATCCGCACTGTCATCGCTGCTGATTTTGACAATGACCAGCAGCTGGAAGTGTTCTTTAACAATATTGCCTACAGAGGAAATGCCCCTAACAGGCTGTTCAG gGTGTCAAGGAGAACCAATACAGACCCTCTAATTCAGGAGCTTAATGTGGGAGATGCTGCTGAGCCACAAGGAAGAGGAACAG GTGGTACTGTAACAGACTTCGATGGAGATGGACAGCTGGACCTGCTGCTGGCACATGGGGAGAGCGCCCAACAGCCAATCTCTGTCTTCAAGGTcacacag GGCTCGTCCAACAACTGGCTGCGGGTCATTCCTCGTACCCAGTTTGGTGCATTTGCTCGTGGTGCCAAGGTAACAGCCTTCACCAATCAGAGTGGAGCTCTCACTCGCATCATTGATGGAGGCTCTGGGTACCTGTGTGAGATGGAGCCCGTTGCCCACTTTGGTTTGG GAACTGACAGTGTGAAGGTGCTGGAGGTCTCCTGGCCAGATGGTACTACCCTCACTCGAGCTCTTGAGGCTGCTGACATGAACTCCGTGGTGGACGTGGCCTATCCCAGAGATGGGGAAATGTCTGTGCTTGCCAGTGACACACAG tGTGGTGATGGCTTTACTGTCAAGAATGGCCGCTGTGCAG GTATTTGA